The genomic DNA CCTGGAGGTTGTGCCCGACACCGGGGATGTAGGCCGTGATCTCGATGCCGCTGGTCAGCCGGACGCGCGCCACCTTGCGCAGCGCGGAGTTGGGCTTCTTCGGCGTGGTCGTGTAGACGCGCGTGCAGACGCCGCGGCGCTGGGGGCTCCCCTTGAGCGCCGGGGTCTTGGTCTTCTCGACCTTGTCCTGCCGGCCCTTGCGGACCAGCTGCTGGATCGTGGGCAACCGCGTCTCCGTCGTCGTTCGGTGTGATGGTCTGAGGCTCCGCCCACCCCCGCGGTCGGGTGTGTCGGCCCGGCCGGGACCCGTCACGTGCAACCGTTGACGGGAGGGTGGTCGTCGCACGCCTCACCGAGAGGCGCGCGGATGGGCCCGGGTCGCCCCAGGCACGAAGATGAAGACTAGCCGACGCTCGCGCCGACGGTCAAAGCGGGGCCCCACGCAGAGACCGGCTCGGCGACGCTCGGGTTGGATGACCGCATGCCGACCCGACCGGAGCTGCTGGCGGCCTACGGCAGCACGATCCCCGACCTGGTCGCACCCGGCATCCGCGTGCTGCTCGTCGGCATCAACCCGTCGCTCTACTCCGGCTGGTCGGGTCATCACTTCGCGAGCCCGGGCAACCGGCTGTGGCGCACGCTGCACGAGGCCGGCCTCACCCCGCGCACGTTGCACGCGTCGGAGCAGGGCGCGATCCTCGCCAGCGGTCTCGGGATCACGAACCTGGTCGCCCGGGCAACGGCCCGAGCCGACGAGCTCACCGACGACGAGCTGCGCGCCGGGGTCGCCCCGCTCACCGCGCTCGCCGAACGGGTCGGCCCCGCATGGGTGGCGTTCCTCGGGCTGTCGGCGTACCGCGTGGCGTTCGGCGAGCCGCGGGCGAAGATCGGCGCGCAGCAGCGCACGCTCGGGCCCGCTGGGGTCTGGCTGCTGCCCAACCCCAGCGGGCTCAACGCGCACTACCAACAACCCGCGCTGACGGCGGCGTACGCCGAACTGCGAGAAGTCGCCTACTCGAGCTGACGGTCTACCTGTAGTCCCGGTAGTCGAAGTCCTCGAGCGGGACAGCCTCGCCGGAGCCGGTGCCGAAGGCGTACTGCGACTCGTCGTACTCGACCATCGAGTAGACCGCGGCACGCGCCTCCTCGGTGGGCTCGACCCGGACGTTGCGGTAGCGGCTGATGCCGGTGCCGGCCGGGATGAGCTTGCCGATGATGACGTTCTCCTTCAGCCCCAGCAACGAGTCGCTGCGGGCGTGGATTGCGGCGTCGGTGAGCACCCGCGTCGTCTCCTGGAAGGACGCGGCCGACAGCCACGACTCGGTCGCGAGCGACGCCTTGGTGATGCCCATGAGCACCGGGCGGGCCGCCGCCGGCTGGCCACCATCCGCGACGACGCGGCGGTTCTCGGCCTCGAAGCGCGGCCGCTCGACGAGCTCGCCGGGCAGCAGGTCGGTGTCACCCGACTCGAGGATGTTCACCCGCTTCAGCATCTGCCGGATGATGATCTCGATGTGCTTGTCGTGGATCGTCACGCCCTGCGAGCGGTAGACCTCCTGCACCTCGCGGACGAGGTGCAGCTGGACCGCCCGCGGGCCGAGGATGCGGAGCACCTCGTGAGGGTCGACGGCACCGGCGTGCAGCTGCTGACCGACCTCGACGTGGGCCCCTTCCTCGACGCGCCACTGGCCCATCCGGGCCCGCTCGGCCTCCGAGTCGATCCACTTCCACGCGAGCAGGCGCTTGGAGAACGGGTACTCCTTCGGCTCTGACCCGTCGTCGGGGGTGACGACGAACTTCGCCGACTTGTCGGTCTCCTCGATGGCGACCCGGCCGGCGACCTCGCTGATCGGCGCCACGCCCTTGGGCTTGCGGGCCTCGAACAGCTCGACGACACGCGGCAGACCGTGGGTGATGTCCTCACCGGCGACACCGCCGGTGTGGAACGTGCGCATGGTCAGCTGGGTGCCCGGCTCGCCGATGGACTGGGCCGCGACGATGCCGACCGCCTCCCCGACGTCGACGAGCTTGCCGGTCGCGAGCGAGCGGCCGTAGCACATCGAGCAGGTGCCGGTCTTCGACTCGCAAGTGAGTACCGACCGGATGCGGACCTGCTCAACGCCGGCCTCGACCAGGCGGCTGATCATCACGTCGCCGAGATCGGTGCCCGCCTCCGCGAGCACCTTGCCGCCGACCTCGACGGCCTCGGCGAGCGTGCGCGCGTAGATCGAGGTCTCGACGTCGTCGTCCTTGCGGACGATGCCGTCGGGGCCCTTGGTGCCGATCGGGACGAGCACGCCGCGCTCGGTGCCGCAGTCCTGCTCGCGAACGATGACGTCCTGCGACACGTCGACGAGCCGGCGGGTGAGGTAGCCGGAGTCGGCGGTGCGCAGGGCGGTGTCGGCCAGGCCCTTGCGGGCGCCGTGCGTGGAGATGAAGTACTCCAGCACGGTGAGGCCCTCGCGGAAGTTGGTCTTGATCGGCCGCGGGATGATCTCGCCCTTCGGGTTGGCCACCAGGCCACGCATGCCGGCGATCTGGCGCACCTGCATCATGTTGCCGCGCGCGCCGGAGCCGACCATCATCGAGACCGGGTTGTACTTCTCGAAGTTGGCCTCCATCTCGCGGGCGACCTCGGCCGTGGCCTTCGTCCAGATCTCGATGAGCTCCTGGCGGCGCTCGTCGTCGGTGATCACACCGCGCTCGAACTGCTTCTGGACCTTCTCCGCCTGCGCCTCGAACTTCTCGAGGATCTCCTGCTTGCCGGGCGGGGTGACGATGTCGTCGATCGCGATCGTGACACCGGCCCGGGTCGCCCAGTGGAAGCCCGCGTCCTTCAGGGCGTCGAGCGTCGCGGCGACCTGGACCTTCGGGTAGCGCTCGGCCAGCTCGTTGACGATCTCCGACAGCTGCGGCTTGCGGACCTCGTAGTTGACGAACGGGAAGTCCTCGGGCATCGCCTCGTTGAACAGGCAGCGGCCGAGCGTGGTGTCGACCACCATCGGCTGCCCGGGCTCCCAGCCCTCCGGCGTCGGCGCGAGCGTCCGCCGGCCCGACTCGTCGTGGACGTAGATGCCGGGCAGGTCCGGCATCCGGACCTTGATCACGCTCTGCAGGTCGATGTCACCGACGTCGTAGGCCATGATCGCCTCGGCGACCGAGGAGTAGGCCTGCCCGTCGCCCTTGGTGCCGTCGCGGTCGCCGGTCAGGAAGAAGATGCCCAGCACCATGTCCTGGGTCGGCGAGGTGATCGGACGACCGCTCGCCGGCGACAGGATGTTGTTGCTCGACAGCATGAGGATGCGCGCCTCGGCCTGCGCCTCCGCCGACAGCGGCAGGTGCACCGCCATCTGGTCGCCGTCGAAGTCGGCGTTGAACGCGGTGCAGACCAGCGGGTGGATCTGGATGGCCTTGCCCTCGACCAGCTGCGGCTCGAAGGCCTGGATGCCGAGGCGGTGCAGGGTCGGTGCGCGGTTGAGCAGCACCGGGTGCTCGGTGATGACCTCCTCGAGCACGTCCCACACGACCGGGCGCTGCCGCTCGACCATCCGCTTGGCGCTCTTGATGTTCTGCGCGTGGTTGAGGTCGACCAGCCGCTTCATGACGAACGGCTTGAACAGCTCGACCGCGATCTGCTTGGGCAGGCCGCACTGGTGCAGCTTGAGCTGAGGGCCGACGACGATGACCGACCGGGCGGAGTAGTCGACGCGCTTGCCGAGCAGGTTCTGGCGGAAGCGGCCCTGCTTGCCCTTGAGCATGTCGGACAGCGACTTCAGCGGGCGGTTGCCCGGGCCGGTGACCGGCCGGCCGCGGCGGCCGTTGTCGAACAGCGCGTCGACGGCCTCCTGCAGCATCCGCTTCTCGTTGTTGACGATGATCTCGGGCGCACCGAGGTCGAGCAGCCTCTTCAGCCGGTTGTTGCGGTTGATGACCCGGCGGTAGAGGTCGTTGAGGTCGCTGGTGGCGAACCGGCCACCATCGAGCTGGACCATCGGGCGCAGGTCCGGCGGGATGACCGGGACGCAGTCGAGGACCATGCCCATCGGGCTGTTGCGGGTGTTGAGGAACGCCGAGACGACCTTGAGCCGCTTGAGAGCCCGGGCCTTCTTCTGGCCCTTGCCGTTGCGGATCGTCTC from Mycobacteriales bacterium includes the following:
- a CDS encoding mismatch-specific DNA-glycosylase, which encodes MPTRPELLAAYGSTIPDLVAPGIRVLLVGINPSLYSGWSGHHFASPGNRLWRTLHEAGLTPRTLHASEQGAILASGLGITNLVARATARADELTDDELRAGVAPLTALAERVGPAWVAFLGLSAYRVAFGEPRAKIGAQQRTLGPAGVWLLPNPSGLNAHYQQPALTAAYAELREVAYSS
- a CDS encoding DNA-directed RNA polymerase subunit beta', whose protein sequence is MLDVNFFDELRIGLATADDIRQWSHGEVKKPETINYRTLKPEKDGLFCEKIFGPTRDWECYCGKYKRVRFKGIICERCGVEVTRAKVRRERMGHIELAAPVTHIWYFKGVPSRLGYLLDLAPKDLEKIIYFAAYLVTGVDDDARHRDLPSIEAQIGVEKQRIVDRMNADVETRLKKQEEDLAALEAEGAKSDAKRKVRDSADREAKNIRQRAERQVEELEQVLDEFRKLAVKQLIPDDRLYRELRDRFGKGVRDAEGNWKTPPGTMGEYFEAGMGAEALQNLLENFDLESEAESLRETIRNGKGQKKARALKRLKVVSAFLNTRNSPMGMVLDCVPVIPPDLRPMVQLDGGRFATSDLNDLYRRVINRNNRLKRLLDLGAPEIIVNNEKRMLQEAVDALFDNGRRGRPVTGPGNRPLKSLSDMLKGKQGRFRQNLLGKRVDYSARSVIVVGPQLKLHQCGLPKQIAVELFKPFVMKRLVDLNHAQNIKSAKRMVERQRPVVWDVLEEVITEHPVLLNRAPTLHRLGIQAFEPQLVEGKAIQIHPLVCTAFNADFDGDQMAVHLPLSAEAQAEARILMLSSNNILSPASGRPITSPTQDMVLGIFFLTGDRDGTKGDGQAYSSVAEAIMAYDVGDIDLQSVIKVRMPDLPGIYVHDESGRRTLAPTPEGWEPGQPMVVDTTLGRCLFNEAMPEDFPFVNYEVRKPQLSEIVNELAERYPKVQVAATLDALKDAGFHWATRAGVTIAIDDIVTPPGKQEILEKFEAQAEKVQKQFERGVITDDERRQELIEIWTKATAEVAREMEANFEKYNPVSMMVGSGARGNMMQVRQIAGMRGLVANPKGEIIPRPIKTNFREGLTVLEYFISTHGARKGLADTALRTADSGYLTRRLVDVSQDVIVREQDCGTERGVLVPIGTKGPDGIVRKDDDVETSIYARTLAEAVEVGGKVLAEAGTDLGDVMISRLVEAGVEQVRIRSVLTCESKTGTCSMCYGRSLATGKLVDVGEAVGIVAAQSIGEPGTQLTMRTFHTGGVAGEDITHGLPRVVELFEARKPKGVAPISEVAGRVAIEETDKSAKFVVTPDDGSEPKEYPFSKRLLAWKWIDSEAERARMGQWRVEEGAHVEVGQQLHAGAVDPHEVLRILGPRAVQLHLVREVQEVYRSQGVTIHDKHIEIIIRQMLKRVNILESGDTDLLPGELVERPRFEAENRRVVADGGQPAAARPVLMGITKASLATESWLSAASFQETTRVLTDAAIHARSDSLLGLKENVIIGKLIPAGTGISRYRNVRVEPTEEARAAVYSMVEYDESQYAFGTGSGEAVPLEDFDYRDYR
- the rpsL gene encoding 30S ribosomal protein S12, translating into MPTIQQLVRKGRQDKVEKTKTPALKGSPQRRGVCTRVYTTTPKKPNSALRKVARVRLTSGIEITAYIPGVGHNLQEHSIVLVRGGRVKDLPGVRYKIVRGTLDTQGVRGRKQARSRYGAKKEKS